A region of Nitratidesulfovibrio sp. DNA encodes the following proteins:
- a CDS encoding aminotransferase class I/II-fold pyridoxal phosphate-dependent enzyme, which yields MSDIASSESSLRVAKRVRNIRISATKLMPMLAAKVGGCVSLGQGVPSFRTPDHIVEAVCRALRDDPTAGRYSLQPGMPALREAIAADILARKGARFDPETEIGVTVGAMEALVMIMLTVVERGDEVIIPSPGYASHAEQVLMAEGVPVHVPLRAADWGLDVDAVRAAVTPRTRAIIVCSPGNPTGGVYDDVDVRALCDLALERNLVLIVDDTYDYMVYGQAPGTPRFSPVGQPELRRHVITVNSFSKKYALTGWRVGYVAADAAWMAELLKVHDATAVCAPTVSQHAALAALTGPQDCVDVMRAALAARRGLTCRRLDALAPHFTYVPPRGAFYAMARYAFTDADSMTVARRMLEEARVITVPGGSFGPTGERHLRLSFGMDEAELTEAFDRIQHWVAAL from the coding sequence ATGTCCGACATAGCCTCTTCGGAATCTTCCCTGCGCGTTGCCAAGCGCGTGCGCAACATCCGCATTTCCGCCACCAAGCTCATGCCCATGCTGGCCGCCAAGGTGGGCGGCTGCGTGTCGCTGGGGCAGGGCGTGCCCTCATTCCGCACGCCGGACCACATCGTCGAGGCCGTGTGCCGCGCCCTGCGCGACGACCCCACGGCCGGGCGCTACAGCCTGCAACCCGGCATGCCCGCCCTGCGCGAGGCCATTGCGGCGGACATCTTGGCCCGCAAGGGCGCGCGCTTCGATCCGGAAACGGAAATCGGCGTCACCGTGGGGGCCATGGAAGCGCTGGTGATGATCATGCTCACCGTGGTGGAGCGCGGCGACGAGGTGATCATCCCCTCGCCGGGCTATGCCTCGCATGCCGAGCAGGTACTGATGGCCGAGGGCGTGCCCGTGCATGTGCCGTTGCGCGCCGCCGACTGGGGGCTGGACGTGGACGCGGTGCGCGCCGCCGTCACCCCGCGTACCCGGGCCATCATCGTGTGCAGCCCCGGCAACCCCACCGGCGGGGTGTACGACGACGTCGACGTGCGCGCCCTGTGCGACCTGGCGCTGGAGCGCAACCTGGTGCTCATCGTGGACGACACCTACGACTACATGGTGTACGGGCAAGCCCCCGGCACGCCGCGCTTTTCTCCCGTAGGCCAGCCGGAACTGCGCCGCCACGTGATCACCGTGAATTCCTTTTCCAAGAAGTACGCCCTGACCGGGTGGCGCGTGGGGTACGTGGCCGCCGACGCCGCATGGATGGCGGAACTGCTGAAGGTGCACGACGCCACGGCGGTGTGCGCGCCCACCGTGTCGCAGCACGCGGCCCTTGCGGCGCTGACCGGACCGCAGGACTGCGTGGACGTCATGCGCGCGGCCCTGGCCGCCCGGCGCGGCCTGACCTGTCGCCGCCTCGACGCGCTGGCCCCGCACTTCACCTACGTGCCGCCGCGCGGCGCCTTTTACGCCATGGCCCGCTATGCCTTCACCGACGCCGACTCCATGACCGTGGCCCGGCGCATGCTGGAAGAGGCGCGGGTGATCACCGTGCCGGGCGGTTCGTTCGGCCCCACGGGCGAACGTCATCTGCGGCTGTCCTTCGGCATGGACGAGGCGGAACTGACAGAGGCCTTCGACCGCATCCAGCACTGGGTGGCGGCGCTGTAG